From a single Entelurus aequoreus isolate RoL-2023_Sb linkage group LG12, RoL_Eaeq_v1.1, whole genome shotgun sequence genomic region:
- the zgc:85858 gene encoding stress-associated endoplasmic reticulum protein 1 yields the protein MSAVQRMKVANERHSKTITQRGHVQKTSRPVNEEKSPVGPWLLALFVFVVCGSAIFQIIQSIRQGM from the exons ATGTCGGCAGTGCAGAGGATGAAAGTGGCGAACGAGCGGCACAGCAAGACAATCACACAGCGGGGACACGTCCAGAAAACATCG CGGCCGGTCAACGAGGAGAAGTCTCCGGTGGGTCCGTGGCTGCTGGCGCTCTTCGTCTTTGTGGTTTGTGGCTCAG CCATCTTCCAGATCATCCAGAGTATCAGGCAGGGCATGTGA
- the nppcl2 gene encoding C-type natriuretic peptide 2, whose protein sequence is MDASASSVLTLLVLIILAIIAESRPSPPRDDTKVMTSMFGSRLSSLLVAPPPSGDATEGPAGIPVPSMGLTRRQESSSQFLVDFLRQHSKIRRRNRKAMMGGRGCFGMKMDRIGSISGLGC, encoded by the exons ATGGACGCCTCAGCTTCTTCCGTGCTCACCCTTCTCGTCCTCATCATCCTCGCTATCATTGCTGAGTCTAGACCATCGCCTCCACGAGATGACACCAAG GTCATGACCTCAATGTTTGGCTCTCGGCTCTCCTCTCTCCTTGTGGCCCCGCCCCCCTCTGGGGACGCCACAGAGGGCCCAGCTGGAATACCCGTCCCCTCCATGGGATTGACCAGGAGGCAGGAGTCTTCATCACAGTTCCTCGTGGACTTCCTGCGGCAACATTCCAAGATAAGGAGGCGGAATCGGAAGGCGATGATGGGAGGAAGAGGATGCTTTGGTATGAAAATGGATCGCATTGGCTCCATCAGTGGACTAGGTTGTTGA
- the eno3 gene encoding beta-enolase, producing the protein MSITKIHAREILDSRGNPTVEVDLWTAKGLFRAAVPSGASTGVHEALELRDGDKSRYLGKGTIKAVDHVNKDIAPKLIEKNISVVEQEKIDRFMLDLDGTENKSKFGANAILGVSLAVCKAGAAEKGVPLYRHIADLAGHKDVILPVPAFNVINGGSHAGNKLAMQEFMILPVGAANFHEAMRIGAEVYHNLKNVIKAKYGKDATNVGDEGGFAPNILENNEALELLKTAIEKAGYPDKIIIGMDVAASEFFRSGKYDLDFKSPDDPSRHISGEKLGDLYRTFIKNYPVQSIEDPFDQDDWEQWAKFTSSVDIQIVGDDLTVTNPKRIQQAVEKKACNCLLLKVNQIGSVSESIQACKLAQSSGWGVMVSHRSGETEDTFISDLVVGLCTGQIKTGAPCRSERLSKYNQLMRIEEELGDKAKFAGKDYRHPKIN; encoded by the exons ATGTCCATCACAAAGATCCATGCTCGGGAGATTCTGGACTCCAGAGGTAACCCCACAGTGGAAGTGGACCTGTGGACAGCAAAGG GTCTTTTCAGAGCGGCGGTCCCCAGCGGCGCCTCCACCGGCGTCCACGAAGCTCTGGAGCTCCGAGACGGCGACAAGAGCCGCTACCTGGGCAAAG GAACGATCAAGGCTGTGGACCACGTCAACAAGGACATCGCTCCCAAGCTCATCGAGAAG AACATCAGCGTTGTTGAACAGGAGAAGATCGACAGGTTCATGCTGGACTTGGACGGCACTGAAAACAAAT CTAAGTTTGGGGCTAACGCTATCCTGGGAGTGTCTCTGGCCGTCTGTAAGGCGGGGGCCGCGGAGAAGGGAGTTCCCCTTTACCGCCACATCGCTGACCTGGCCGGACACAAAGATGTTATCCTTCCGGTTCCT GCGTTCAACGTCATCAATGGAGGAAGCCATGCCGGGAACAAGCTGGCCATGCAGGAGTTTATGATTCTGCCAGTGGGCGCCGCCAACTTCCACGAGGCCATGAGGATCGGCGCTGAG GTCTACCACAACCTGAAAAACGTCATCAAAGCAAAGTACGGAAAAGACGCCACCAATGTGGGAGACGAGGGAGGTTTCGCTCCCAACATCCTGGAGAACAACGAAG ctcTGGAGCTGTTGAAGACAGCCATCGAGAAGGCGGGATACCCGGACAAGATCATCATTGGGATGGATGTTGCGGCGTCCGAGTTCTTCCGCAGCGGGAAGTACGACTTGGATTTCAAGTCACCTGACGACCCTTCAAGACACATCAGCGGCGAAAAGCTGGGAGACTTGTATCGCACCTTCATCAAGAACTACCCGG TCCAGTCCATCGAGGACCCGTTTGACCAGGACGACTGGGAGCAGTGGGCCAAGTTCACGTCTTCTGTGGACATCCAG ATCGTAGGAGATGACCTGACGGTCACCAATCCCAAGAGGATCCAACAGGCGGTGGAAAAGAAGGCCTGCAACTGTCTCCTCCTCAAAGTCAATCAGATCGGTTCTGTCAGCGAGTCCATTCAGGC gtgtaAGCTGGCTCAGAGCAGTGGGTGGGGTGTGATGGTCAGCCATCGCTCAGGAGAGACGGAAGACACTTTCATCTCGGACCTGGTGGTTGGGCTCTGTACCGGACAg ATTAAGACCGGCGCCCCCTGCAGATCAGAGCGTTTGTCCAAATACAATCAGCTGATGAG GATCGAGGAGGAGCTGGGTGACAAGGCCAAGTTTGCCGGGAAGGACTACCGCCATCCCAAGATCAACTAA